A window of the Cannabis sativa cultivar Pink pepper isolate KNU-18-1 chromosome X, ASM2916894v1, whole genome shotgun sequence genome harbors these coding sequences:
- the LOC115702397 gene encoding uncharacterized protein LOC115702397, producing the protein MGNSVVSQNKPTFNNGKVILWDGSIQELENPITAAELMLEHPQQAVVEFQSAVTGKRPTPLPADMKLETKKMYMMVPMKRGRMAALSSEEIHRLLLVANSVLRSDRYSSVKFLPLFARICPVDYGGSLGVLVPKIKEKKKMIDGSTGDDQENNKTKYVPLESLEESTPPEYLTRQFSGRGWKPSLDTIEEKVTVDKKITHWLF; encoded by the coding sequence ATGGGAAACTCAGTGGTCTCACAAAATAAGCCAACCTTTAATAATGGGAAAGTTATTCTATGGGATGGTTCAATTCAGGAATTGGAAAACCCCATCACCGCGGCGGAGCTCATGTTGGAACACCCTCAGCAAGCGGTGGTCGAGTTCCAATCCGCCGTTACGGGAAAACGACCGACGCCGTTGCCGGCAGACATGAAGCTGGAGACTAAGAAAATGTACATGATGGTTCCGATGAAGCGAGGGAGAATGGCAGCTCTTTCTTCTGAGGAAATCCACCGACTTCTTCTTGTGGCGAATTCGGTTCTGAGAAGTGATCGTTACTCATCGGTGAAGTTTTTGCCTCTGTTTGCCAGAATTTGCCCCGTGGATTATGGAGGATCACTTGGGGTTTTGGTGCCGAAGAtcaaggaaaagaagaagatgatcgaTGGTAGTACTGGTGATGATCAGGAGAATAATAAGACAAAGTATGTTCCTTTGGAAAGTTTGGAGGAGAGTACGCCGCCGGAGTATTTGACGAGGCAGTTCTCTGGCAGGGGTTGGAAACCTAGTTTGGACACTATTGAGGAGAAGGTAACGGTCGACAAGAAGATCACTCATTGGTTGTTTTag